A genomic window from Candidatus Sulfotelmatobacter sp. includes:
- a CDS encoding FtsX-like permease family protein yields the protein MTLVVRSAASSGGLVAVVSNAVHEVDRDIPLRDILPMDELVKNSLTQQRFNMLLLGAFAALALLLAAVGIYSVLSYSVKRSVREIGIRLALGARLGDVLRMVVIEGMKPTLIGVAAGMAGALVLGRALSSLVYGVRPTDPITFLAVALLLAVVALIAGIMPAYRATRVDPMVALRYE from the coding sequence ATGACGCTGGTGGTGCGCTCAGCCGCCAGTTCCGGCGGACTGGTTGCTGTCGTGTCCAACGCGGTGCATGAGGTTGATCGGGACATTCCATTGCGCGACATTCTCCCCATGGACGAACTGGTGAAGAACTCTCTAACTCAACAACGGTTCAACATGCTGCTACTTGGGGCCTTCGCGGCTCTCGCGCTGCTGTTGGCTGCGGTGGGTATTTACAGCGTGCTGTCGTACAGCGTGAAACGGAGCGTGCGAGAAATCGGAATCCGTCTGGCTCTGGGCGCTCGCCTGGGCGACGTGTTGCGTATGGTCGTGATCGAGGGCATGAAGCCGACCTTGATCGGAGTGGCCGCGGGAATGGCAGGTGCACTGGTTCTCGGGCGCGCGTTATCGAGTCTGGTCTACGGGGTGCGGCCGACCGATCCCATCACTTTTCTGGCAGTGGCATTGCTGCTGGCCGTCGTCGCGCTAATCGCCGGCATTATGCCAGCGTATCGCGCGACCAGGGTCGATCCCATGGTGGCGCTGCGGTACGAGTAG
- a CDS encoding ABC transporter permease, translated as MNGLFQDIRYAFRQLRKSPAFAFTAVLILALGIGASVSIFGFVDAALIKPLPYPNPDRLVYVTESVAMIPRANLSYLDYLDWKRLNQVFSSLDVFQDSGYLLRTPSGTEPVSAMRVSDGFFHTLAIAPVLGRDFYAGEDLPAAPNTVMLSYATWQKRFGGRKDVIGETVALSGVPYTIIGVLPADFQFALRGSAEFWTTLHLKADDPRCGRGCHQLTGIARLKDGVTVEMARANMKTIARQLELQYPTTNRGQGAFVGTLAEVVVTDIRPILLVLLGGAGLLLAIACVNGSSLLLVRSESRRREIAVRGALGASRGRLIRQFTTEGVLLVTAGSVLGLMMAQVAMRILLRLISKEMIDGMPYLAGLGLNLHVLTFAGAVSLSAVFLFSVTPALRLPLTEIREGLAEGGRGSAGTLWRRFGANLVVVELAIAVVLLVGAGLLGKSFYRLLHVDLGFQVDHLATMQVQLSDARYAKDEQQVAVGRQIISRVASLPGVQSVGITEILPVSYNGGTTWIRFVGRPYNGEHNEVLERDVSSALFATLGAKLLRGRYFTDDEDASKPHVALINRTLAKQYFSGEDPIGQKIGDTNLSPRSTFEIVGVVDDVKDGPLDSEIWPAVYYPFNQSPDPYFSLVVRASQAEETLLPTMAAAVREIDPDIGTEGENTMIRRIGNSPSAYLHRSSSWLVGGFALLALLLGVVGLYGVIAYSVSQRTREIGVRMALGAQRSSVYQLILTEAGWLTGLGIGAGLVCSVGVAMLIRGLLFGVEAWDAGTLLSVSAVLTLAAMLASYIPARRAARVDPMVALRYE; from the coding sequence ATGAACGGGCTGTTTCAGGATATTCGCTACGCATTTCGCCAGCTGCGCAAGAGCCCGGCGTTTGCGTTCACGGCGGTGCTGATACTGGCGCTGGGGATTGGCGCCAGCGTGTCAATCTTTGGTTTTGTCGACGCTGCGCTGATTAAACCGCTGCCTTATCCGAACCCTGACCGGCTAGTCTACGTGACGGAAAGTGTCGCGATGATCCCGCGCGCGAATCTCTCTTATCTCGACTACCTCGATTGGAAGAGACTCAACCAGGTTTTCAGTTCACTGGATGTTTTCCAAGACAGCGGTTACCTGCTGCGCACTCCCAGCGGCACTGAACCAGTTTCGGCGATGCGCGTGAGCGATGGTTTTTTTCACACCCTGGCAATCGCCCCAGTTCTGGGCCGCGACTTTTATGCGGGCGAAGATTTGCCAGCGGCGCCGAATACTGTGATGCTGAGCTACGCCACCTGGCAAAAACGGTTCGGAGGAAGAAAAGATGTAATTGGCGAAACCGTTGCGCTCAGCGGCGTTCCGTACACGATCATTGGTGTGCTGCCGGCGGACTTCCAATTTGCTCTGCGGGGAAGCGCGGAGTTCTGGACGACCCTTCACCTCAAAGCCGACGATCCTAGGTGCGGTCGAGGATGCCATCAACTGACTGGGATCGCTCGTCTGAAGGACGGGGTTACCGTCGAAATGGCGCGGGCAAATATGAAGACCATTGCCCGGCAACTGGAATTGCAATATCCCACTACCAATCGAGGCCAGGGCGCTTTTGTGGGGACTCTTGCCGAGGTCGTAGTTACGGATATCCGTCCCATTCTGCTTGTGCTGCTGGGTGGCGCCGGATTGCTGCTTGCGATTGCCTGCGTGAATGGCTCGAGCCTGCTGTTGGTCCGCTCAGAGAGCCGCAGGCGCGAAATCGCGGTGCGCGGTGCGCTAGGTGCCTCGCGTGGGCGCCTGATTCGGCAGTTCACCACGGAAGGAGTGTTGTTGGTAACGGCAGGCAGCGTACTGGGCCTGATGATGGCCCAAGTTGCGATGCGGATCCTCCTGCGGCTGATCTCGAAAGAGATGATTGACGGTATGCCGTATTTAGCGGGGCTGGGCTTGAACCTTCACGTGCTCACCTTCGCGGGTGCCGTCTCGTTAAGCGCTGTATTTCTGTTTTCGGTCACGCCTGCGCTGCGCTTGCCGCTGACAGAAATACGGGAGGGCTTGGCCGAAGGTGGTCGCGGGTCGGCCGGAACCTTATGGCGCCGTTTTGGCGCTAATCTGGTGGTCGTTGAACTGGCGATTGCGGTCGTCCTTCTCGTTGGCGCTGGCCTGTTGGGGAAGAGCTTCTACCGCTTGCTGCATGTGGACCTCGGATTCCAAGTCGACCATCTGGCCACGATGCAAGTTCAGTTGTCCGATGCCAGGTATGCAAAGGACGAGCAACAGGTGGCAGTCGGACGGCAGATCATCAGCCGGGTTGCCAGCTTACCGGGCGTGCAGTCGGTCGGCATCACGGAAATCTTACCCGTGAGTTACAACGGCGGCACAACCTGGATCCGCTTTGTGGGCCGGCCCTACAACGGCGAGCACAATGAAGTGCTCGAGCGCGATGTGAGCTCCGCTCTTTTCGCTACGCTCGGGGCGAAGCTGTTGCGGGGACGGTACTTTACCGATGATGAGGACGCGTCCAAACCTCATGTGGCTCTCATCAATCGGACTCTAGCCAAACAATACTTTTCCGGGGAAGACCCCATCGGCCAAAAAATCGGCGACACCAACCTGTCGCCGAGATCGACCTTCGAGATCGTTGGCGTCGTGGACGATGTGAAGGATGGGCCGTTGGACTCGGAGATCTGGCCGGCTGTCTATTATCCGTTTAACCAGAGTCCCGACCCTTACTTTTCTCTGGTCGTGCGTGCTTCGCAGGCCGAGGAAACTCTCCTGCCAACGATGGCGGCCGCGGTGCGGGAGATCGATCCTGATATCGGCACGGAAGGCGAAAACACGATGATCCGCAGAATCGGCAATTCGCCGTCCGCCTATTTGCACCGCTCCTCTTCCTGGCTGGTGGGCGGGTTCGCGCTTCTGGCGCTGTTGCTGGGCGTGGTTGGCCTTTACGGCGTGATTGCGTATTCGGTGAGCCAGAGGACGCGCGAAATTGGAGTTCGCATGGCGCTGGGGGCACAGCGCAGTTCGGTCTATCAACTCATTCTGACGGAGGCGGGCTGGCTGACGGGATTGGGCATCGGCGCCGGATTGGTGTGCTCGGTCGGGGTCGCGATGCTGATTCGCGGATTGCTTTTTGGAGTGGAAGCCTGGGACGCAGGCACGCTGCTCTCGGTTTCTGCTGTGCTGACGCTGGCCGCGATGCTGGCCAGCTACATCCCGGCAAGACGGGCGGCGAGAGTCGATCCTATGGTGGCGCTGCGATACGAGTAA
- a CDS encoding ABC transporter permease, whose product MMTGFSQDFRYAMRQLGMAPGFAAVVGAGLMIRSFQNLRAVNPGFDSHNVLTMNAMISRTKFPTPSQQIGFFERVLQRVRALAGVESAAVIDDIPLDNEGSHQPIAIEGRPVVPMSEQPEVDVRLISTGYMGAMHIPVLRGRDLNETDLADRPAVVVISESMARQFWPGEDAIGKRLTLTFFPGTVREVVGVVGDVKLDGLDQTRPSATLYFPLDQVSVPA is encoded by the coding sequence ATGATGACTGGATTCAGTCAGGATTTTCGCTACGCGATGCGGCAACTCGGGATGGCGCCGGGGTTCGCCGCGGTCGTGGGAGCGGGACTCATGATTCGCAGTTTTCAAAACCTGCGCGCCGTGAACCCTGGATTCGATTCTCACAACGTTCTGACCATGAACGCGATGATCTCCCGAACAAAGTTCCCCACGCCTTCGCAGCAGATCGGGTTCTTCGAGCGGGTGCTGCAGCGGGTGCGGGCATTGGCCGGCGTGGAATCAGCGGCGGTCATTGACGATATTCCTTTGGACAACGAAGGTTCCCACCAACCCATTGCCATTGAAGGCCGTCCGGTCGTGCCCATGTCGGAACAACCGGAGGTGGACGTCCGCCTCATCAGCACCGGTTACATGGGCGCAATGCACATTCCAGTTCTGCGCGGTCGCGATTTGAATGAGACCGATCTTGCGGACAGACCGGCGGTGGTTGTGATCAGCGAGTCCATGGCGCGGCAGTTTTGGCCCGGCGAAGATGCCATCGGTAAGCGCCTGACGCTTACCTTTTTCCCCGGTACTGTCCGCGAAGTGGTGGGAGTGGTGGGCGATGTAAAGCTTGACGGCCTCGACCAGACGCGTCCCAGCGCAACTCTCTATTTTCCGCTGGACCAGGTTTCCGTGCCGGCTTAA
- a CDS encoding ABC transporter ATP-binding protein, producing the protein MIQLKQLDRSYKTGAGRTWVLRRVNLEIRKGEFITVMGPSGAGKSSLLNVLALLDDQWEGEYWFREAAVHDMKRKQRSELAKKSIGVVFQSYHLLDDLTVQENIDLPLSYKDIPRGQRQSLVADTLDRFQIVAKKDLYPSQLSGGQQQLVGVARAVIHKPTLLLADEPTGNLHSGQAKEIMELFRELNQQGTTIVQVTHSEANAAYGSRTIQMRDGWLVGDTSDPKLTQPTEVNAR; encoded by the coding sequence ATGATTCAACTGAAACAACTCGACCGTAGCTACAAGACGGGTGCGGGACGGACCTGGGTGCTGCGGCGCGTGAATCTCGAGATTCGCAAAGGCGAGTTCATCACGGTGATGGGGCCCTCGGGAGCGGGGAAGTCATCTCTGCTCAACGTGCTGGCACTGTTAGACGATCAGTGGGAGGGCGAATACTGGTTCCGCGAGGCTGCGGTTCACGACATGAAACGCAAGCAGCGCAGTGAACTGGCCAAGAAAAGTATCGGAGTGGTCTTCCAGAGTTATCACCTGCTGGATGATCTTACGGTGCAGGAAAACATCGACCTGCCGCTTTCTTATAAAGATATTCCGCGCGGGCAGCGCCAGAGTCTGGTGGCCGATACGCTCGACCGCTTCCAGATCGTTGCCAAGAAAGATCTGTATCCCAGCCAACTTTCCGGTGGGCAACAGCAGTTGGTGGGCGTGGCGCGGGCCGTCATTCACAAGCCCACGCTTTTGCTGGCCGACGAACCCACGGGCAATCTGCACTCCGGTCAAGCCAAGGAGATCATGGAACTCTTCCGCGAACTGAATCAGCAGGGAACAACGATTGTGCAGGTGACTCACTCGGAGGCCAATGCGGCCTATGGCAGCCGCACCATTCAAATGCGGGACGGTTGGCTGGTGGGCGACACGAGCGATCCGAAGCTTACGCAGCCGACGGAGGTCAACGCAAGGTGA